One segment of Brassica napus cultivar Da-Ae chromosome C3, Da-Ae, whole genome shotgun sequence DNA contains the following:
- the LOC106389456 gene encoding UDP-glycosyltransferase 90A1-like → MAVSSHHVVLFPYMAKGHTIPLLQFARLLLRHRRKQSTISVITVTVFTTPKNQPFVSDFLSDTPEINVLSLPFPENISGIPSGVENTEKLPSMSLFVPFTRATKLLQPFFEESLKNLPEVSFMVSDGFLWWTSESAAKFKIPRLVFYGMNSYASAVSISAFKHKLFTESPDTESDTEPITVPDFPWIRVKKCELNLDNQSGPAAELFMDQIMSITTSHGFLVNSFYELEKTFVDYNNSETPKSWCIGPLCLTDSPKPEGAKPDWIHWLDKKGEEGRPVLYVAFGTQAEISNKQLKELALGLEDSKVNFLWVTRKDVEEIIGEGFKDRIRETGMIVRDWVDQWEILSHESVKGFLSHCGWNSALESICVGVPLLAWPMMAEQPLNAKMVVEEIKVGVRVETQCGSVQELVTREELSRKVQELMEGETGKTAGKNVKEYSKMAKAALIQETGSSWKNLDLLFEKLCKSGETKEANN, encoded by the exons ATGGCAGTGTCATCACATCATGTGGTTCTCTTTCCTTACATGGCCAAGGGCCACACAATCCCTCTCCTCCAGTTCGCCCGTCTCCTCCTCCGTCACCGCCGCAAACAATCAACCATCTCCGTCATCACCGTCACCGTCTTCACCACTCCTAAGAACCAACCTTTTGTCTCCGACTTCCTCTCCGACACGCCGGAGATCAATGTCCTCTCTCTCCCTTTCCCGGAAAATATCTCCGGCATCCCTTCCGGCGTCGAGAACACCGAAAAGCTCCCGTCCATGTCACTTTTTGTACCCTTCACGCGCGCCACAAAGCTTCTCCAACCTTTCTTCGAAGAATCACTAAAGAATCTTCCAGAAGTTTCCTTCATGGTCTCAGATGGATTCCTCTGGTGGACATCGGAATCTGCAGCTAAGTTCAAGATTCCAAGATTGGTCTTCTACGGCATGAACTCTTATGCCTCTGCCGTCTCCATCTCTGCGTTCAAACATAAACTCTTCACCGAATCACCGGACACTGAATCTGATACAGAACCGATCACTGTACCGGACTTTCCATGGATACGGGTTAAGAAGTGCGAGCTCAACCTTGATAACCAATCTGGTCCAGCGGCCGAACTATTCATGGACCAAATCATGTCGATAACTACAAGCCATGGGTTTCTAGTAAATAGCTTCTACGAGCTTGAGAAAACATTCGTTGATTACAACAACTCCGAAACACCAAAGTCATGGTGTATTGGGCCATTGTGTTTGACTGATTCCCCTAAACCGGAGGGTGCTAAACCGGATTGGATTCATTGGTTGGACAAGAAAGGAGAGGAAGGACGTCCAGTCTTGTACGTGGCGTTTGGAACACAGGCAGAGATATCAAACAAGCAACTCAAGGAACTAGCATTAGGCTTAGAAGATTCCAAG GTAAATTTTTTATGGGTCACAAGAAAAGACGTGGAAGAGATTATTGGAGAAGGATTCAAAGATAGAATAAGAGAAACTGGGATGATAGTGAGAGATTGGGTGGACCAGTGGGAGATATTGTCACATGAAAGTGTCAAAGGTTTTTTGAGTCATTGTGGATGGAACTCAGCACTAGAGAGTATATGCGTTGGGGTCCCATTGTTGGCTTGGCCGATGATGGCTGAGCAACCACTGAATGCGAAGATGGTAGTGGAAGAGATAAAGGTTGGTGTAAGAGTTGAAACCCAATGTGGGAGTGTGCAAGAACTCGTGACAAGAGAGGAACTAAGTCGAAAG gtTCAAGAACTAATGGAAGGAGAAACGGGGAAAACAGCAGGAAAGAATGTAAAAGAATACTCAAAAATGGCAAAAGCAGCGTTGATCCAAGAGACTGGTTCATCTTGGAAGAATTTAGATTTGCTTTTTGAAAAGTTATGTAAGAGTGGAGAGACAAAAGAGGCTAATAACTAG